The sequence GGTCTCCAGCGCCTCCATCGACTTGACCAGCATCGCCTCGACCCGGTCGCCCAGCGCCAGCGCCTCGCGATGGGCGGCGGCCAGCGCCTCGGACGACATGTCGGTGGCGGCGCTGCCGAGATAGCGCGGGCGCTTGGGATCGGCCGGCTGGGCCGCGGCGGGAACCAGCCGCTCCAGCAGGCGCGACACCGGGCCGACCAGCGGAATGAAGATCAGCGCGACAACGATGTTGAAGGCAAGGTGCGCATCGACGGTCAGCCGCGCGCCGACCAGCCCGTGGCTGGTGGCGATGTCGGCGAGCACGCCGGAAAACGGCACCAGCACCGCCGCCACCGCACCGCGCATCAGCATGTTGCCGAGCGGCACGCGCTTGGTCTCCGGCGCCCCGCCCCAGTTGGCGGAGAGCGGCGCGGCAGCCGCGCCGACATTGGCGCCGAGCACGGCGGCGATGGCCAGCGTCGGCGTCACCGCCCCGGTGAGCGCCAGGGTGGCGATGACGAGGACGACGGCAAGCGAGGAATGCGCGGCCCAGGTGATGCCGGCGGCAAGGATCGCGGCCAGGATCGGCTCGCTGCCGAGGGCGGCGAGGACGAGGCCGAAGGTCTCGGATTCGGTCAGCGGCACCACGGTCAGCCGCAGGGTCTGCAGCGACAGGGTGAGCAGGCCGAGGCCGATCAGCGCCCGGCCGATGCACTGGGCCCGGTCGGCCTCCATCGACAGGAAGGTGAAGACACCGGCGGTGACGAAGACCGGCCAGAGATAGGAGACGTCGAGCGACAGGATCTGCGCGGCGATGGCCGAGCCGACATCCGCGCCCAGCACCACGGCCAGCGCCATGGCGAGCGGCACCAGGCCGCTGCGCGAGAAGGAGGTCAGCAGCATCGCCGTCGCCGTCGCGCTCTGCATCAACACGGTGACGCCGGCGCCGGCCATCGCGGCCATCGCCCGGTTGCGCGTCGCCGACGCAAGAACCGCCCTGAGGGAGGAGCCGAAAGCCCGCACCACCCCGGTGCGTACCATCCGCACGGCCCAGATCAGCAGCGCCACGCCGCCGATCAGCTGCACGAAGACCGCACTCGCACTCATCATCGTTCTGTCGTCCTCTAGTCGCGCCGGCTCTCGTCGCAATGGCCGATGCCGCTTTTCGGGCTCTTGTCCCGGGAGCAGCAATCGCCGATTGCTATTGGCGCCGGCGCCATGATCCGGTGTCCTGCCTCCAATTTTCCGGCCAGATTGATGATTCTGACAGGGAAAAATGGCGGCAACGTGCCGAGGAAATCGCTTTTCCATCGGCCGAATACGTGGAAAAACAATGATGACAGATATTTGTCGGCTAAGTAAGAGGAAAGCATGAGCGGATCCGCCAACCCGGAAGTGACGTTGCGTTTTCTTGCTCTTCAGGGACTTGCCGCGGAAGCCGCGGCCCTGGCAATGCGGTATTTCGAGAACCGCGACGCCATGGCGATCTCCCTGAAAGGCGCCCAGGACTGGCTTACCGAGGCCGATGGGGCCGTGGAAGCGCTGATCCGCTCGCGCATCACCGAGGTCTTCCCGCAGGACAGCGTGCTGGGCGAGGAAGGCGGCGGCGAGGTGAGCGAGCGCATGTGGATCGTCGACCCCATCGACGGCACCGCCAATTTCGCCCATGGCGACAACACCTGGTGCATTTCCATCGGCTTCCTGCTCGACGGTACGCCGGAGCTCGGCTGCATCGCCGCGCCCGCGCTCGGCGAGACCTTCCTTGCCCGCCGCGGCCACGGCGCCACGCTGAACGGCAAGCCGATCCAGGTCGCCGCCACCGACACGATCACCCGTGCCACGCTGGAGCACGGTTGGTCGCCGCGCCTGCCGGTCGCCAGCTATATCGACAATGTCCGCGCCCTGTTCGAGGCCGGCGCCAACGTCAAGCGCTCCGCTTCCGGCGCGATGGGCCTTGCCTCCGTCGCCTGCGGACGCAGCGACGGCTATCTGGAAGGCCACATCAACTCCTGGGACGTGGCCGCCGGCGTGGTCATTGCCAGCGAGGCGGGCGCCCGCGTCAGCAACTTCTTCAGCGGCGACTGGACGCGCGGCAATCCGATCGTCGTCGCGGCCCCCGGCGTTGCCGACGAGGCAGCCCGCGTCACCGGCCTGCCCCTGTAACCTTCCGCTAAGACAGGAGATTGACGACCGGCCCTGCGCCGTTCAAGCTGAGCCAACGAATGCACAGCTTTGCAATGATGCATCGTAATGGGAGGAGAACCATGAAGATCAACGTCAGCCTGCAGGTGCTTGCGTCAAGCGCCGCCCTTGGCCTGTCCGGACTGATGTGGGCGGTGCCCGCATCGGCCTCCGGCGAGCTCACCGTCTACTGCTCCGTCCAGGAGGAGTGGTGCCGCCCGATGGTCCAGGCCTTCGAGCGCGAGACCGGCATCAAGGTCAACATGACCCGCAAGTCGTCCGGCGAGACGCTGGCACAGGTCAAGGCGGAAGCGGCCAACCCGCGCGGCGACGTGTGGTGGGGCGGCACCGGCGATCCGCATCTGCAGGCCGCCGAGGAGGGCCTGACGGTCGAATACAAGTCGCCGATGCTGGACCAGCTGCAGCCCTGGGCCGTGTCCCAGGCCGAGCAGTCGGGCCACAAGACCGTCGGCATCTATGCCGGCGCGCTCGGCTACTCGTTCAACACCGAAATGCTGGCCTCCACCGGCGCGCCGGAGCCGAGCTGCTGGTCGGATCTCCTGCGCGAGGAGTTCCGCGACGAGGTGCAGGTCGCCAACCCGAACTCGTCCGGCACGTCCTACACGATGGTCGCGACGCTGGTGCAGCTGATGGGCGAGGACAAGGCCTTCGAGTACATGAAGGCCCTGCACAAGAACATCAACCAGTACACCAAGTCGGGCGCCGCGCCGGCGCGTGCCGCCGCCACCGGCGAGACGCTGATCGGCATCACCTTCCAGCACGACGGCGTCACCCAGGTCGTCCAGGGCGCCCCGATCAAGGTGGTGTCCCCGTGCGAGGGCACCGGCTACGA comes from Stappia sp. 28M-7 and encodes:
- a CDS encoding Na/Pi cotransporter family protein, which translates into the protein MSASAVFVQLIGGVALLIWAVRMVRTGVVRAFGSSLRAVLASATRNRAMAAMAGAGVTVLMQSATATAMLLTSFSRSGLVPLAMALAVVLGADVGSAIAAQILSLDVSYLWPVFVTAGVFTFLSMEADRAQCIGRALIGLGLLTLSLQTLRLTVVPLTESETFGLVLAALGSEPILAAILAAGITWAAHSSLAVVLVIATLALTGAVTPTLAIAAVLGANVGAAAAPLSANWGGAPETKRVPLGNMLMRGAVAAVLVPFSGVLADIATSHGLVGARLTVDAHLAFNIVVALIFIPLVGPVSRLLERLVPAAAQPADPKRPRYLGSAATDMSSEALAAAHREALALGDRVEAMLVKSMEALETGDPKLIREIRTSDDAVDAVNEAIKLHLVRMSRKGMSEEDSRRFMEILSFTTNLEHIGDVIDKQLLELAEKKGRGNLAFSSEGLADLRAFHARIASNFATALNVFATGDADLARRLFAEKTTIRDLERHYAERHYARLRDGVKLSMETTSIHMDVLRDLKRIHGHFVVVAQPILEACGELSDTRLRASAPAPTPGGRETKPEEFRDTSTSGAQPA
- a CDS encoding inositol monophosphatase family protein; the encoded protein is MSGSANPEVTLRFLALQGLAAEAAALAMRYFENRDAMAISLKGAQDWLTEADGAVEALIRSRITEVFPQDSVLGEEGGGEVSERMWIVDPIDGTANFAHGDNTWCISIGFLLDGTPELGCIAAPALGETFLARRGHGATLNGKPIQVAATDTITRATLEHGWSPRLPVASYIDNVRALFEAGANVKRSASGAMGLASVACGRSDGYLEGHINSWDVAAGVVIASEAGARVSNFFSGDWTRGNPIVVAAPGVADEAARVTGLPL
- a CDS encoding ABC transporter substrate-binding protein, whose protein sequence is MKINVSLQVLASSAALGLSGLMWAVPASASGELTVYCSVQEEWCRPMVQAFERETGIKVNMTRKSSGETLAQVKAEAANPRGDVWWGGTGDPHLQAAEEGLTVEYKSPMLDQLQPWAVSQAEQSGHKTVGIYAGALGYSFNTEMLASTGAPEPSCWSDLLREEFRDEVQVANPNSSGTSYTMVATLVQLMGEDKAFEYMKALHKNINQYTKSGAAPARAAATGETLIGITFQHDGVTQVVQGAPIKVVSPCEGTGYEIGSMSIIKGAPNMDNAKKWYDWALTPAAQEIGASANSFQVPSNKGAKAPEQAPDLSSVKLIDYDFAKYGSSAERTRLLTKWDAEVGAAPK